A genomic region of Leptotrichia hofstadii contains the following coding sequences:
- the ruvX gene encoding Holliday junction resolvase RuvX produces the protein MKKFIGLDVGDVRIGVAKCDPLGILATALEVIDRTKTNPVERIKEILDDEGTKKIVVGMPKSLDGTKKRQVEKVEEFVEELKKDIPNIQIIFVDERYTTTEAEHYLKNYSKKNGKERRKVVDMVAASIILQKYLDTLV, from the coding sequence ATGAAAAAATTTATTGGATTAGATGTGGGAGATGTCAGAATTGGGGTTGCCAAATGCGACCCTTTGGGAATTCTTGCGACTGCTCTCGAAGTGATTGACAGAACAAAGACAAATCCTGTTGAAAGAATAAAGGAAATACTAGATGATGAAGGCACAAAAAAAATTGTAGTGGGAATGCCAAAAAGTCTTGACGGCACGAAAAAACGTCAGGTGGAAAAAGTGGAGGAATTTGTGGAAGAATTAAAGAAAGACATTCCAAATATTCAGATTATCTTTGTGGATGAGCGTTACACAACAACAGAGGCTGAGCATTATTTAAAAAACTATTCCAAAAAGAATGGAAAAGAACGTAGAAAAGTTGTAGATATGGTTGCGGCGTCAATAATTTTGCAAAAATATTTAGATACGTTAGTTTAG
- the alaS gene encoding alanine--tRNA ligase — protein sequence MTGNEIRKSFVDFFKSKEHKHFESASLIPDDKSLLLTVAGMVPFKPFFLGEKEAPFKRITTYQKCIRTNDLENVGRTPRHHTFFEMLGNFSFGDYFKKEAIEWSWEYITKVLKLEEDRLWVSVYKTDDEAYEIWNKEIGVPAERIVRLGEEDNWWAAGPVGSCGPCSEIYYDTQNMGKNNEEADRKPGDDGDRFLEIWNLVFTEWNRLEDGSLVPLPEKNIDTGAGLERIASVVQNKDNNFDTDLFTNIIKGIKSVLEIQGNENEEAIKIIADHVRASVFLIGDGVLPSNEGRGYILRKIIRRAFGAGSSAKQKVFEKEDIFLYKLVPYVLETMNEAYPELAEKQEYIEKVIRLEEERFATTLKNGTEMLEEEIQKLKAENQKELPAELTFKLYDTFGFPFELTKLILENQGFEASEEEFEKKLAEQVQRSKDSRTTISDMIKDEFIDEFFEKHGKTEFTGYSQNFEEKSTLLHIAKSEGISGYEMIFDKTPFYAESGGQVADTGIITSGEFEGKVVNVVKKHDVFIHQVEITRGIAPAVGVEVKMQIDVNRRKDIQRNHTATHILHKVLRENLGTHVEQSGSLVDDEKLRFDFSHYEAVSPEMIEKIEKGVNDIILSNLQVKINYENIEDAKARGAMALFSDKYGDVVRVVEIDGYSIELCGGTHVKSTGEIGLFNIESESGIASGTRRITATTGHKSLNYVNRLEEKIKEISDIFRTDEKNVVDIIEKYIGDMRAAVKVHEEMQTKLVKYEINEMLENLETVNDVKVLKSSFENKNVDELKEIVDRGKEKMQSGIIILGTNNNGKAIFVVGVTKDLISKVKAGEIVKVAAQVAGGNGGGRPDFAQAGGKDGSAVKEAVEKAFEFITEKL from the coding sequence ATGACAGGAAATGAAATAAGAAAAAGTTTTGTAGATTTTTTTAAATCAAAAGAGCATAAACATTTTGAAAGTGCATCGCTTATACCAGACGATAAGAGCTTATTGCTGACTGTAGCAGGAATGGTACCGTTTAAACCGTTTTTCTTGGGAGAAAAGGAGGCACCATTTAAAAGGATTACGACTTATCAGAAATGTATTAGAACTAATGACTTGGAAAATGTTGGAAGAACGCCTAGACATCATACGTTTTTTGAAATGTTAGGAAATTTCTCGTTTGGAGATTATTTTAAAAAGGAAGCTATTGAATGGTCTTGGGAGTATATAACGAAAGTATTGAAACTGGAAGAGGACAGACTTTGGGTGTCTGTGTATAAAACAGATGATGAGGCTTATGAAATCTGGAACAAGGAAATCGGAGTGCCAGCAGAAAGAATTGTTAGGCTTGGAGAAGAGGACAACTGGTGGGCGGCAGGACCTGTAGGTTCTTGCGGGCCTTGCAGCGAGATTTATTACGATACTCAGAATATGGGAAAAAATAACGAAGAAGCTGACAGAAAGCCGGGAGATGACGGAGATAGATTTTTAGAAATCTGGAATCTGGTATTTACTGAATGGAACAGGCTTGAAGACGGCTCGCTTGTGCCACTTCCAGAAAAAAATATTGACACAGGGGCAGGACTTGAAAGAATTGCTTCAGTTGTACAAAACAAGGATAACAACTTTGATACTGATTTGTTTACAAATATTATAAAAGGTATAAAATCTGTACTTGAAATTCAAGGAAATGAAAATGAGGAAGCAATAAAAATTATTGCCGATCACGTTAGAGCCTCAGTATTTTTGATTGGAGATGGGGTATTGCCGTCAAATGAAGGACGTGGATATATTTTAAGAAAAATTATAAGACGTGCTTTTGGAGCTGGAAGTTCCGCAAAACAGAAGGTTTTTGAAAAAGAGGATATATTTCTTTATAAATTAGTACCTTACGTTCTTGAAACAATGAATGAAGCATATCCCGAATTAGCTGAAAAGCAGGAATATATTGAAAAAGTTATAAGACTGGAAGAAGAAAGATTTGCAACAACTTTGAAAAATGGAACTGAAATGCTTGAAGAAGAAATTCAGAAATTAAAAGCGGAAAATCAGAAAGAATTACCGGCTGAACTGACTTTCAAACTGTATGATACTTTTGGATTCCCGTTTGAACTTACAAAATTAATCTTGGAAAATCAAGGATTTGAAGCATCAGAAGAAGAATTTGAGAAAAAACTGGCAGAACAGGTGCAACGTTCAAAGGATAGCAGAACAACAATCTCTGATATGATAAAAGATGAATTTATAGATGAATTTTTTGAAAAGCACGGAAAAACTGAATTTACTGGGTATTCACAAAATTTTGAAGAAAAAAGCACGCTTTTACATATTGCCAAAAGTGAAGGAATTTCAGGATACGAGATGATTTTTGATAAAACTCCATTTTATGCTGAATCTGGAGGGCAAGTTGCTGATACAGGAATTATCACTTCTGGAGAATTTGAAGGAAAAGTTGTAAACGTGGTTAAAAAACACGATGTCTTTATTCATCAGGTTGAAATCACAAGAGGAATTGCTCCAGCGGTAGGCGTAGAAGTGAAAATGCAAATTGATGTAAACCGTAGAAAAGATATTCAGAGAAATCATACAGCTACACATATTTTACACAAAGTTTTAAGAGAAAATCTAGGAACACATGTAGAGCAGTCCGGATCGCTTGTGGATGATGAAAAATTAAGATTTGACTTTTCACATTACGAAGCAGTCAGTCCAGAAATGATTGAAAAAATTGAAAAAGGTGTAAATGACATTATTTTATCAAATTTACAGGTAAAAATAAATTATGAAAATATTGAAGATGCAAAAGCAAGAGGAGCGATGGCATTATTTTCAGACAAATATGGAGATGTAGTCCGTGTTGTGGAAATTGATGGATATTCAATTGAACTTTGTGGAGGAACACACGTCAAATCAACTGGAGAAATAGGATTATTCAATATCGAGTCTGAAAGTGGAATTGCTTCAGGAACACGTAGAATTACAGCCACAACTGGACATAAGAGCTTGAATTATGTAAACAGGCTTGAAGAAAAAATAAAGGAAATATCTGATATTTTTAGAACAGATGAAAAAAATGTTGTTGATATTATCGAAAAATATATTGGAGATATGAGAGCGGCAGTAAAAGTGCATGAAGAAATGCAGACAAAACTTGTAAAATATGAAATCAATGAAATGCTGGAAAATCTGGAAACAGTAAATGACGTGAAAGTATTAAAATCTTCATTTGAAAATAAAAATGTTGATGAGCTGAAAGAGATTGTGGACAGAGGAAAAGAAAAGATGCAGTCTGGGATCATCATTTTGGGAACAAATAACAATGGAAAGGCAATTTTTGTAGTTGGAGTTACAAAAGACCTGATTTCAAAAGTGAAAGCTGGAGAAATAGTAAAAGTTGCAGCACAAGTTGCTGGCGGAAACGGTGGAGGACGTCCTGACTTTGCACAGGCTGGCGGAAAAGATGGAAGCGCTGTAAAAGAAGCTGTTGAAAAAGCGTTTGAATTTATAACTGAAAAATTATAA